From Rhizobium sp. Pop5:
TCCATAACTGCTCGAACCGGGCGAGTACGCCTTCGGGGAACAGGAAGACGATCCCTATGAACAGCAGGCCGAGGATGATGGAGTAGTGGTCGGGGAAGCGGCCCGAAAGCCATTCGAACAAAAAGAACAGGGGCACGGCACCGCAGACCGGACCCCACAGACGAGACGCTCCTCCGAGCAAGGCCATGATCAGCGTGAGGAAGGAAATCGTTGGGTTGAAGACGATGCTCGGCTCCACATAGGTCCACCGCGGCGCTTGCACTGCCCCGACGAGCGTGATGAACACCGAACTGATGGAGAACAGGATCAACTTGACCCGCGTGACATCTACGCCCGCATGCCGGGCGACCACCTCGTCGTCACCGATGGCCCGCACCGCCAGCCCAAGCCGCCCTCGATCTATCCACCACCGAACCGCGAGCGCGACGGCGGCAATGGCAAGGAGCATGTAGAAGATCTGGTACGCTTCGACGTCCACGAAGATATACCGCCCGAGGGTGCCCGAGATGTTCACCT
This genomic window contains:
- a CDS encoding branched-chain amino acid ABC transporter permease, whose protein sequence is MKNLFFPIVLAAILTLLALVPMFVDDYGLGLAIGVMSYVALCSSWALFSGPTRYVSLATVAFCGTGAYTVAALADHLPFYAILAAAALVGFVASLVVGLATLRLSGIYFVIFTFGLAEMVRQLLTWYEVNISGTLGRYIFVDVEAYQIFYMLLAIAAVALAVRWWIDRGRLGLAVRAIGDDEVVARHAGVDVTRVKLILFSISSVFITLVGAVQAPRWTYVEPSIVFNPTISFLTLIMALLGGASRLWGPVCGAVPLFFLFEWLSGRFPDHYSIILGLLFIGIVFLFPEGVLARFEQLWKHLVHRKDRKNLAKEVSNERRA